The window GGCGGGTCGGTGAGCTTTGTCGCCTTCTCCTGTCTGGCCTTCTTTGGTTCGGCGTTTGTTAACAGCCTGAACTGGGCGCTGGTCTCTGACACGGTGGAATATGGTGAATGGCGCACCGGCGTGCGCTCTGAAGGGACGGTATACACAGGATTCACCTTCTTCCGTAAAGTCTCGCAGGCGCTGGCGGGGTTCTTCCCCGGTTGGATGCTGACGCAGATTGGCTACGTGCCTAACGTGGTGCAATCGGCGGGTACCGTCGAAGGTTTACGCCAGCTGATTTTTATTTATCCGTGCGCCCTGGCAGTCATCACCATCGTGGCAATGGGCTGCTTCTACAACCTTAACGAGAAGATGTATGTCCGTATCGTTGAAGAGATAGAAGCGCGTAAACAACCCGTTTGATAATAATAATGAATAGCGCCCTACGGGGCGTTATTAAGGAGCGATTATGTCTGACCATGATCCGCTAACGTTAAAACTGAGCCTGCGTGAAAAACTCGCCTACGGAGTGGGTGACTTCGGCTCAAATTTGATGCTGTGTATCGGCACGCTGTATCTGCTTAAATTTTATACCGATGAGCTTGGGATGCCTGCATATTACGGTGGGATAATCTTTCTGGTGGCGAAGTTCTTCACCGCCTTCACCGATATGCTGACCGGCGTATTACTGGACTCACGGCGTAATATTGGCGTAAAAGGGAAATTCAGACCCTTTATTTTATATGCGTCGTTTCCTGTCGCCCTGGTTGCCAGCGCGCAGTTTTTAGCCACCGATTTTACGCTAACGGTAAAAACGGGACTGGCAACGGTGCTGTTTATGCTGTTTGGCCTGTTCTATAGCCTGATGAACTGCTCTTACGGGGCGATGGTTCCCGCCATCACCAAAAACCCGCATGAGCGCGCCCAGCTTGCAGCCTGGCGTCAGGGTGGCGCCACGGTCGGACTGCTGCTGTGTACCGTGGGCTTTATGCCGATTCAGGCGCTGTTTACCAGCACACCTTCGCTTGGCTATCTGATTGCTGCGCTGATCTTCTCGGTTTGCGGTTTGTTCAGTATGTGGTGGTGCTTTAGCGGGGTGAAAGAGCGCTATATCGAAATCATGCCGGACCATCATAAGCCCAGTATTCTCAAATCGTTCCGCGCGATTTTCCGTAACCCTCCCCTACTGGTGCTGTGTATCGCCAACTTGTGTACGCTGGCGGCATTCAACATCAAGCTGGCGATTCAAGTTTATTACACCCAGTACGTGCTCAACGATATCCATCTGTTGTCATGGATGGGTTTTTTCAGTATGGGATGCATTCTGATTGGCGTACTGCTGGTGCCTACAACCGTGAAACGCTTCGGTAAAAAACAGGTTTATCTCGGCGGCCTGGCATTGTGGGCCCTCGGCGATGTGCTGAACTTTTTCTGGGGCGGGACGTCGTTCTTGTTTGTGACTTTCTCATGCATGGCCTTCTTCGGTACCGCTTTTGTTAACAGCCTGAACTGGGCGCTGGTCCCAGATACCGTTGACTACGGTGAATGGAAAACCGGGATTCGTGCCGAGGGGTCGGTCTATACCGGTTATACCTTTTCACGAAAAATTTCTGCTGCGCTGGCGGGTTTCTTGCCGGGTATTATGCTGACGCAAATCGGCTATGTCCCCAACATAGTCCAGAGCGAGGCCACCTTGCTCGGTTTGCGCCAGCTTATTTTTCTCTGGCCATGCGGGCTTGCCATCATCGCAGCCTTCACCATGGGTTTATTTTATAAACTCAATGAAACTCGCTTTGCTTTTATTATCGAGGAAATCAGTCAACGGAAGAAAAGCAATTTCAAACCTGATACTGAGAGTCATAAAAAGAATACCTCTGTTGTAAACGTATAAAAATAATTGCCGCTTTCTCCATCTCTATGGATGGCGGCTTCCCTACGCTTATAAAATGGATTTATTATGAAAAAGTTGAATACAATAATTCTTTTATCCTCTGTCGTCT of the Citrobacter freundii genome contains:
- a CDS encoding MFS transporter, whose protein sequence is MSDHDPLTLKLSLREKLAYGVGDFGSNLMLCIGTLYLLKFYTDELGMPAYYGGIIFLVAKFFTAFTDMLTGVLLDSRRNIGVKGKFRPFILYASFPVALVASAQFLATDFTLTVKTGLATVLFMLFGLFYSLMNCSYGAMVPAITKNPHERAQLAAWRQGGATVGLLLCTVGFMPIQALFTSTPSLGYLIAALIFSVCGLFSMWWCFSGVKERYIEIMPDHHKPSILKSFRAIFRNPPLLVLCIANLCTLAAFNIKLAIQVYYTQYVLNDIHLLSWMGFFSMGCILIGVLLVPTTVKRFGKKQVYLGGLALWALGDVLNFFWGGTSFLFVTFSCMAFFGTAFVNSLNWALVPDTVDYGEWKTGIRAEGSVYTGYTFSRKISAALAGFLPGIMLTQIGYVPNIVQSEATLLGLRQLIFLWPCGLAIIAAFTMGLFYKLNETRFAFIIEEISQRKKSNFKPDTESHKKNTSVVNV